The window TAGATTCATTGCCTGGTGTCTTCGATCGATAGCTATCGCTTCATTGTAGTGGAAGCATTGCTTATTTGTTTACTTCTCATTGGATTATCATTTGGTCATGCAATTCTACCATGCTTTACTTTTACATAAGTTCCAACTCTAATTTGTTAGAATATTTGAGAAATTATGCCACATTATCCTCGAGTCATTGCTCATCGCCTCTGGTGCATCTCTATGGTGCCGAAGAAGCTCTAAAACCGCAGTAGATTGGAGCAAGATTTTTTTTCCTGGAAACATAAGAAATCCAGTGATCGACCATGGTTGGGCCCTTCGGAGCGAGTGTGTTTAAGTTAGGGGAACTTTTTTCGAAGGTAGTTAGGGGAACTTGAGAATGGTGTGTTTGTTTAAGGGGGGTCCCTACTTTAGGGgccttgtttttttttttgcactCCAACTATTTCTCCTATAATCTCCTTCGAATTTTATGTTCTTCTCTTTTTCGCATTAAAAAAACTAGCATAGGCGAACTCCAGGCTATGACAAGGTTTGGCTATCAGGGTGACGAGCTCCGGTGAGCTCCCTCGAGTTCCGACGATCGTTGTTAGCGAGCTCCGGTGAACTCTGGTGATCTTCAGTGACCTTCCATGGGTGGCGCGGCGGCCTATGAGCGAGCTCCGGCGGTGTAGGagcggggaggggggggggctaCTTTTTCCATACGTGTAGGAAGAAAATGAGGTGTGAAGCGGGGGTCCTTAGGAGGGTACGGGGTGTGTGCAGGGTTGGACTTTCTCTATTACAATTCATACATTTTTTGTCTAAAAAAACCAGTCTGTTTTTCTACTTGTTTTTTTCGCTGTGCTGCACAGTGATaaagtttttccttttttttgattGAGGGGTCTCTGCCTCGGTTAAGTTTTTTTTTCCTGAGGGAACTCTGCTTCTGttaagtttttttttttttttgagggaagtCTCTGCTTCGATTAAGTACCACGGGGGGATGGTGTCCAAGAAcagcccaacaaggcccattaggGTTGTATCAACCCCCTCACTTTGGTCACATCGTCGTACCCCACACCGTTTTCTATTCCTTCCCACTTTTGTTTTCTCCCGCGAGCAGCTCCTGCGACAGCTGAGctgcggccgccgccgccacactTTGCTTCGCTGTGAGCAGTCCCGAGCGAGAGCCGGTGGGGGTGTCGGCGAGGGTCTGCCAGCGAGGAGATCGCCGCCGCTGCAGCCTGGTGTGCGCGCGCTCCAGGCTGCCCCGCCACTCAGGCACCGGGTTGCAGATGCCGCCATTGCTCCTGCTAGGCTGCTACCCTCCGTCGCCAGCCGTCCGCGCTGCTGCTGCCACCTTCGCCGCGCACCTgaccgcgccgccgcccgggAGTCGGCCCACGCAGTCGTGTCGTGTTGCCCTCTGCCGGCGCGCGCGGCAGACGCAGCGTTTGACGTCTATCTTTCTGGCCAGACGCATTCCTCGGTTAGTTCTGCGAGTTGATTCCTTACATTCCGGTTTACGAATCAATGGAGGTGCCCTCGGCGAACGCAGGTAGTTGTAGTAAGCTATACTTCAATGGCCAATTATTTCAATAGTCATATTCTAGCGATAGGGGATAGTAAATATTACACATTCCCACGAGGCGGTGAATCAAGAGATGCGAGAAATACAAATGCAGTAGAAAATTAGTTATACTGTTATACTCGGATAGACTACTTTCTTGTGCGCCTCATCCCATACTCTGATAAATATGGCATGAGCATGCACATCACCTGAGTCAAGGGATGTGCATTCCTTCACCAAAACATTGGTAGATTAGAAATCCTCTTCAAGTGTAGTAGAAACTGCCGGTATCAAGAACGAAATAAATGAATCTCATGGAGGAAACCCAAATAACGGCAATGGTCATGATATATTCAGTTTGTTACTCTGTATGATTTTGTGCAGCACCGTTTGTGATTCTTTTTAAGGCAACCTTTGTAATCCGCCAAAGATACTGCCACCTGCTTagaatatactccctccgttccataattaTTGTCagttatggaacggagggagtattatttatCAGTTATTTGCTCTTGTGGTAAAGTAGGTGACATATTACTCTTTGCATCCTTGATCGTAGGGTCTTTGGCTGAACTTAATCCATTTCACACATTGTTTCATTACTTCAGTTGACATACAGATAATTGATCGTCACAGTTTGAATAGATTACTTTTTGAAAGTGGTACCTTCGTGTAGATTTCAACTACAATTTGAAGATGTAGTGGGTTGTGATATGAAACTATTTTGGTAGATCATATTATTTCTACATGTAGGCATTTTGGCCATCTCCTTGGAATTTTCTCATATGGAACTATTTTGGCAACTATTTACAGTACACTTATCATTTGGATTCTGAACATTTTCAGGTGTCTCACAAAATTTACCATGGATGATTTCAGTTTATGTCTACTAAAAAATTTGTTTTCCCCATGCAATGCACTTTGTTCTAAATGTTATCACAATTTTTTTTTGCTGAATACCTTATGTTCTCTTAATTTAAGCAGAGCATACAGAGGCTAAAGTCAACCTTAACATGGAGGATGCTAATGCAGTAGTAGATTGGAATGTTGACATTATTGGCCCAGATGGTGGTAGCGGCGCTTGCCGCAAATTGGCGAAAACTGAAGACCCCGATGCCACGGAGTGTTCAAGTTCCTTTGGGGACACACTATCCGGATCTCAGGATGATGCAAAGCCTTCAGAGATTAGTGACATTGAAGTAGACTCACCATTCTGCCGATATCCTCATAATGGTGATGCTGCTGCACTCTTGGATGCAGCCGCTGCTGACAATTTGGATAGATTATTGAAGTAAGTTGTTTGGGTAACTGATTACCTCCCAACCTTGTTTTTCCGCCTTAATATAAATGTCAAATCATGTTTTCAGTAGTTGCTCATCTTGTGATAGACTCGAACAGAATGAAAATTATGGTAGAAGCAAAGTTACCCTTATAACATTTTCCTTGCGGAATCAATTTGGGTAACTGATTACCTCCCAACCTTGTTTTTCCGCTTTAATATAAATGTCAAATCATGTTTTCAGTAGTTGCTCATCTTGTGACAGACTCGAACAGAATGAAAATTATGGTAGAAGCAAAGTTACCCTTATAACATTTTCCTTGCGGAATCAATTTTTTCACTCATGCTAAAAGCATTGAGTTATTATACTCATTTGAGCTGTAATCGCTCTTATCTGGATGATATTTTTCCCTCTGAAAATTAGTCAGAAAACTTCTTATCTTGAATGGCTAATGTGAGACATGAATTTGGTACTTAATATGCCAACCAATTGTTAGTCTGTCTACAGTTTGAAAGGAGCATGATGTTAACCAGTGAGAAATTAAGAAATGACGAATAAACGGCATAGTAATTAGATAGAGTCAGCTGAAGAACAATAATATGCTACACATTAACACTTGTTTGCTGTAGGCAGATACTAGTTTAGGTCTTCTATCAGTTCAGAACTGATTGGAAGTGCATACCCTGAGGAACTTATAATTCATAAGCAATTTACGGATTAGTTATTTGCAGTTGAAGTTTGCATGTGCAGTTTCCTGTACATATATTTGGTGCTATTAGTGCATGAGCTTAATTTTCTATTGAAGGGCTATGTTCCTTCATTGAACTCTTTTTGACCAGTTTCTAGACTTCATCTTTGCTGGTCAGAGCATTTGTACTCCAATATGTTAAAGTCCAGTGTCCACTTGGTGCGCACCCTCCACAAGCTATGGGTCCATGCACACAGCTATGGGTCCATGCACACATAGCACCCTGCTTGCACTTTGTCTCCCCTTGTTGTAAAGGGGTTGATCAGGAAGTACTTTTACTTTTAGACCAAACTAAGCATTATATATGCTAGTCACTTTAGACTTTTAGTGTGGCCCATGTGGGTACTATGCCATGCTACAACTCTGTAACCATATGAGCCACATGGCCCAGGCTGCAAAACTAGTCAGGTGTCACTTTATATTTAATACCCATCATATGTAAAAATTCTTATAGTGATAAAGAAGCATGTCTTCGATCTGATGTAATTGATTCCTGAAAGTGGGACTTAACAATATCACAAGTGAAATGTTTACTCTTCCGTCCAACGCACATGCTGGCTCTAGTTTGTGATTTTTTTAAGCAAGTAAATTGATTAAAGCTGATGCCTTTCCCAAACCCTTCTCCATCAAGCTAAGGCCCTTGCAAGTTTGATGATGCCTGTACTTTAGATGTACAATATGCCATTCAGTTGTGTGTATGTTTCTAGTTTTGTAGCAATGCCTGATTTCTTGGATTCCTATCTGTGGTGTTATCTCAGTGGTCTTACTATTAACATGTGGCACAACCGCGTAAAGCATATTTGAGTATTTAACGCAACTTATCATCCATTGCAGAAAGAAAAAAGTGACTGATCATTGGAGAAGCTATATCAGCCCATTAATGTGGAGATGCCAATGGTTAGAGCTGCGGATGAAAGACTTGCAATCTCAAGTATCCAGATATGACAGGGAGCTTGCAGTACTTAAACATGAGAAAGAGTTACAGACAAAAATGATTGAGTTGGACTGTTCCTCGTCGAGATCAGTGCCCTTCTCTTCTCATTGCTGCAGGAAGActatgaagaggaagaagagaaagAGAAATGAGGAGAAAATCAATGCTCCCTCATACATCGCAACCCACACCATATTGTCTTATTATGGTAACCATTGTGTTCTACTTCACACAATTTATTACAATCTGCCCTAGTGAGATCTCATTACAATCGTCCTGCAGAAAAAGAGAAAACGGAAGGTGATGGCCATTCTATTGACGACATTGGAAACTTAGGTAACACTGGCAATTGCTTCATGATTTCAAAACAAATATGATCTCTCGAACACCTAAAATGCTAGTGATTATATTGTTCTACTTTCTGAATTCGTTTTCCTAGTGCTTTTGTCCAGAAATAATGTGTTGCATACTTATAGAGCACAAAGACACTGTTGGTTGCATCTTGTATAGAGGAAGAAACTCATTTCCTGCTTACGATAGTAGTAGCACTCTAGATATGATGACTCAACTAATAAAAGTTATACTCATAATTGCATGTCAAGGTCAGTTTAACAAGAAACCATACATATTGTAATCAGTGCTCTGTTTGCTGGAAATAAATAAAAATGATTTGTTTTATATGTAGCAGATTAGTTCACAAAAGTTTTTCTGACCTTTCAGCAGATGACAGCACAAAAGGAAATAATGACGCTGACTGGCTACTCGGTAATGGAGACGATGCTACTGTCGAGCAGATTCTTGTAAGCATTCAGTCTGTTCAAGACAGAGTCTGTAGTCTGAGATCAGATCTCAAGAAAGCAATGGCCAAGAAGAGTAAGGGGCTTCTCCTTAAAGTCAACACACAGGTCAACGGCGCACAGAGCTCTAATTGCTCACATGGAAAAGGCAAAGTTGCTGAAATGCCTGAAATATCACCTCAAGATGCATCGGATTGTGATATGGGTGATACGGACATGCCCGATAGTGCTGTCTCAAGCTATGGAGAAGCTAACAATATGGATATTTTTGAGAGCACGATGAACCTATTGTCAGTTGAAGATCCAGATAAAATTGGTGAACTACGCCAGGTAAGCTACCACAACTCTTTTATATCACGCCATAACAAACTAATTCGTCCACCTATTTGGAGGAGCTTGAGCTCCAACCTCTACCACCCCACCCCTTCAAGAGCCAAAACTCTCCACAACAATGTTTCTGGTTAACTTCTCCTATGCCATAGATTCTACACTATACACGTCATACAGGTTTGACAAACCTTGACATTTCCATGTGGCTAACAATCCAAGTTAGTGAATCAAGTAGGTAAAGGCTAACAATGATAGATTGTCTACTGAAATATTTTAAGCATGATCACTAATGGGATTTGATGCGTACTAAATCATGGGTAGTCTTAAAAGTGGCAATTTTAAAGAACTGTGTATTTGAAGGAGATGAAACCCAAAAGAAAATCGTTGGGGCGTAATCTTAGCGACACGCTATATTGGAACCCTGGTGTGGTGTCGATCTTATGGGTTTCAACTCTAGTCTACCCCagcttgtttgggactaaaggttTTGTAGtagttgttgttattgttgtggtGGTGGTGTATTTGAAGGAGGTCAACTCTTTACTATTATCTTGCTTTGCTTACAGACTTCAGAAGATGTATTGATCGACAACCAACCAGCTGAGGAAGGGTATCAAAATTTTGAGGTGATCAGTCACCCATGCCAGCGACTACGGGTATCAGTCAAGAGGGAACAGGTACCTGTCAAGAGAGAAACTGTAGCACATTCTGAGGATGAGAGCGTCGCCGCCCCCATGGCGGTCGTCAAGGAAGAAGGCACAACCAGGATGGGCCTCCAGGGGATCTTGAAGCCCTGCTACACGGGTAAGAGAAATGGGAGGAGGCCGAAGATTCTAAGGCGCGGTGGTTCATCATCTGCTCTCAGCTCATGGAGGAGCGCCCGCACTCGAAAGAAGAGGAAATCGTAGATGCAGATCGTCTCAGTGAACACACCCTATCCTCTCGCTTCGGTTCTTCCGTTTAATTAGATGATGATGACGGCAACTGCACacttcctctctcttttttttccttctaTCTGACTGATGACATTTTCGCGGAGCCAGAAGAGAGTGATGGAAAATGGCGCTATGGCTTTCAGCCGCGAGGTGCTTGTAAACCTAGCAATGTCTGTTTCTGTTTCTATTGTTGTTGTTGCGTCTGGTCTTTGTTCTGAAATAGTCGAACTTTGGTTGTTACAGTGTAACTTTTGAAAAGGCTTTCCTGCAATGTTGTTTATTTTCAGACGGGCACTTGCGCGCCAACTCCTTGACTCTACTGAAAAACGTATTTTTGCGTGCAGTTTAAAAGAAGAAAACCACTGAGTTCAGACTAATGGAAAACTTTCATCTATGTCTATGACTACTTGTAATGAAGAAAATCCCATCCACCTGTACGATTGAACGTGCTTCTAATTCATGTTGTTTTCCCTGTTTCCAAATTCATGACCAGCAGCAGTGCTCTGAAAACAGAGCTCGTTTCCTCCGTATAGCTGCAGCCGGCAGACGAGAATTTGGTGCTCGGGCCAACAGGGAGCAACGGAGTGTTGTAGGAACTTGGATACAGAACGGACATGAAAACGTGAAACATGAGTAGTTTATTCCATCCAGTCCAGTACGGCGAGTACCTACTCTCCGGAAAACGACACTACTGCAACGTGTCTGCCTTGCGTATCTTTGCCGTGGACACGAAAAATACATGGAAATAATGCAGGACTTCGTGAAGAAAtgtattactccctccgttcggaattacttgtctcgaaaatggatgtatctagaactaaaatacgtctagatacatccatttctgtgacaagtaattccgaacggggGAGTACGTGTGTACAAGCTCTCCGGATTAGAGCATCCACGGCCGGGCTCGGCAAATCCCGTGCTTTAAACGTCTGCGGACAACTTCGGTCAAACACAAACAACGTTGGAAGGCTCCTCAAATATCGTGATTACACAACTTCATTCCTCATATAAAAATCTCAAATCCATGCACATCGATCATATAGATAAATATTATATATAAAGTAACATTTGTTCATAGAAAATACATAGTCAAACATAAAATTTATTCAAAGTGCATAATTCAAACATTAAACTCACTGGTTTTCACTGTGGGTTCACATATGCTTCATAAAATCATTGAGTAGTTGCGTGCACGTGATAATCTCGAAGTTGTCGACGCTTTTTCAGAAAGTTCACAATATGCTCTGCATCTTGTTTCAGGAAGCGACGGACATATACTCTGGACTTCTCAAAGTCATGCATTCAGACAGTCCCTTCATCCTCATCCTCAACGATCATATTGTGTAAAATGACACAACATGTCATCAGCTGCCACAAAGTCTCTGATTCTCACATCATTACAACTCCACGAACAATACTCCAACGAACTTGGAGCGCTGCGAATGCCCTCTCCACATCCTTCTTAGTTGCTTCTTGCATTGTTGCAAAGTAGCATTATTTGTTGCCATGCAAGGTAGCACTTGTTGATGGTGTAGTTGCATGGCAACACATCCCCATCGCAAAATCTCTTGAAAACAACGAAGATCGACGgagcacattgatgtcattgtgatAAGCTGACATATGCCAAAGAACCTATGCCAAATCCACAAGTCCCTTGATGTCACTACTTCTAGTATGATGGAGGCTCTTTGATGTGACCTTGATACACCTTGCATGAATCTCTAGGTTAGTTCTTTCATtgccaatgcatgcaatcaaCTGAACCGAGCATAGCTGAAAAACCTCTTGCCGCTCCAATAGCCATCAACCTTTTTGTATCTTGCACAGTTAGTTCTCTGAAATACTCTGCTCCAGACACCTTCATCACGACGCGGGCAAATCTCGCAGTGGTATCAAGGCATGTGCTCTCCCCCATTTGAACCATctcagcaatggcatcaactatGATACCTAATGTAAGCATCCTCAAACCAACCATGCATTTATGCAATGGAGAGAACAAGAGTTGCCCGCAACAATCCCTCTTGAGCTAAGTAGGGATCATGTGCATCCACTCTCTTCACCGCGCAAGAACAAGGGTTTGCGCCTACGGGAGCATCAACGAAGTAATGAATCGAGGAATGCTGATCCGGGCTAGAAGTAGTCCTTGTAGAGTAGTCGTGCGCCAGGACCCTAACCAGAACCCTCCTCTCTTTGATTGAACACTTGAAGTTCAGAATGAGTTGTACCAGTGGCGAAGCCAATGTATAGGCTGTGTAGTCAAATGACTACACAACTTTGTGGAAAAAGTATCATATATAAGCACAAATCATgccaaaaataatacaaaattTGTAGAAATACATATATCTTGACAACACAAGATTGAGTTGACTACACATGATTAAAATCCTGGCACCGCCACTGAGTTGTACTTCCCTCTACATTTTCTCATGGATGCTGATTATCATCATCAAGTCAGCACTTCGTCGTCCGAATCTGACGAATCGAAGAACTCTTTTTTAATGAATTCATCAAGCTCCTTGTTTTGATACTCCTCATCCGACAAACCAGGCGAATCCATCATTTTGAAAACAAAAGAATCCAAAAAAATTGCTCAAACATTTTGTCGAACACATAGCGGCAAGGTGTATGACGTAAGAAGCAGGACATACTGCGGTGGCGTCCAGTGTGATGAGAATGGTGAGGAGTTTTGTGCCGGTGGTGGCGGCGATGTGGGTTCGGGACGACGATGGAGCTAGGAGAGGGCCGTCGCGGATAAGGGAGAAGACATGAGGGGAAAATGACAAATCTGGCTAGGTCGGGACGATTTGATGAAATTTCAGGTGGGTCTCTTCTGTCTGGTCCGGTGAGGCGGACACGCTCAGGCATGTCCAGACCTCCCATATCCATCCCAGATATGAGAGGTGTCGGTCAGCCCAGACGCCAGTGACCGAACTGTTCACCCAGACGTGTAGGACCAATATAAGGGTCTTGCTGTAGACGGTCTTAGGGCATATCCAACACGGACTCCTAAACTACCCGCAACTATCCGGACCGAGTGGTCCGGACGTGATTTCCCATCCAACGCGGTACCCCATCGGTCCGTGAGTCAGGGCGTCCGTTTTCCCGCAAACCCGAGGCAAACCAGGGGCTTTGCAAGCTTTCAGACCGCTGCCACGCATGTGTCTGACACCCTGGTCCAATCAAACCCCTCATGCTTGAAAAACCCTCTCCGCGTGAAATGGTTGCCGCACATTCATGCCTGTCAGCGCCGCTCCAGAGCGCACATGACTCTGCGGCATTAATTTTTCTGCGGCCGCCGGCTCCATCGACGAGGAGGAGATCGTCATCTCCTACGCGACGAGGACCAGGCGTCGCCGTAGCAGTCACGCTGCTCTCGGAGGCCACGGCCACAAACGATGAGTTCGTGCGGCAGATCGACCTGCTGGCGGACTAGTTCCTGCGGCAGATCGAGCTGGGACCAGTCCGCCGACAAATACAACATTTTCTTGTAGGGGTGAGCGTCGGAGATGCCGTGCCGATGAGATAAAAGGTGGGTTGTTCAGTCTGGCGTATCTGCGCCCATCAATTCCGAAAGCAGCGTGGAACAGATCGATGGAGCGAGTGGTCAAGATACGCACTCGCAAGCATGGAGCTAGCAGTAGCAGGTGAGTTGGCTTCCGCTTTCCACTACTACTTCACTTTCATCGGCGCGAGGCCGCGACGTTGTTGCTGATCGAGTTAGCCAGCTACCACTCCAAAGTCCAAACGTGATCTTGACCACAAAGAACCTCGGTGCATGCTTGGATCCTCTGCGCCGCTCGATCGGCTCCCTCTTTTCTTTTCCCAGGTGAAGTCGCCGTTAGGCATCGATATCGCACGCGCACAGGATCAAACAAACCAACGAACCTGAGTAGGGTGGGCCAGGGCGAGCTCTTGGGTCTGCTGCTTCCGTCTTTGAATGGTCCGGCCAGGCATAGTCCAGCTGAACCAAACATGTGATCACGTGCCAGTTTTGTCTTGGTCTCGCGTGATGGGAGCCATTGCGTGGCAGCTCTGTCACTTTGCGTGGCAGCAGCTAGCCAGCCGCGGTTTCGACCATCGCCATCTCGATCTACTCCGGCCCCTTCGCGCCTTTGCTTGGAGGCTTCCACGCTCCTCTTGCAGCTTCACCAGTTTGTACCGTTTCGTCAACGTTAAAGGTGCCAATTAGTAAAAGCACCGTCACAATACACATGGCCGAACGATACAATACAAGCCATGCAAGCAGATCGAAAGAAAACCGAGAGGGCGAAATCGAATAAAAATAGGACAAAATGACAAAGAAGACACCGCCGGACAAGAGCACATGATGGCGTGAGCCCACCGTCACAATCGGACCGCTCATGTCCGAGCTCCACAACGACACCCCACAAAAGTTGCATCGCAAGGTGTTACCGCTATCGAGTCCAAACATGTATGGGTTTTCATCTGGGGCCTGACCTCGGAAGGAAATCCATTAAAACGTCCTTAAAAGAAAAGTGACACTCATAGATGCCCCGTCGTCTGCATCAATGTACGAAGCTTTCGCTTGAGCCCTTACCCACACCATCAGACGCCTGCGCCATCCCTAACTGCGTGGAAGTCCAGCCCACCAATCTAGAAATCGGCCTTGACACTTCTATTGTAAGACCACGAGCCATCCATCGCTATACCCATTGCCGCCCATGCAACCAAGGGCCACAATCACCACCGTCACCACGGCGCCCGTTACAGAGCGGACCTAATAGCCCGCCATCCGGGGCCACCGCTCCGGCACTCTAAGCCAAACATCTCGTCGACGCAAAACGCGCTTACGTCATCCACTAGAAAGGGAAGCAGACACCTCCCAGCCGACCCATGAACCCCACTTTGATAGAAGAGCGGAAAGAGGTCACAACTGACACACCGGCTACCTGGCAAAGAGGCACCAAGCCACACTTGAGGGAATCCAGTCCCGAGCAGGGGGCAATGCCACATCACCATACCAGCGACTAGGTTCGTGTCGTTGGCCGACTTGCGACACGCCCCACCAGAGGGGGCCTCGACCACCGCCCCGTCAGATTAGGTCGCTCCAGATCTTGACTGGGGACACCCAGATAGCCGGCACTCCAACCGCTCGGGTAGCCTCAGCCGTCAATCATTGCAGCCTCCAATGCCCCCCATGACGAGTCAATCTCCGTCGCCACCTATAGCGGGCCACCATCCAGTCATCAATCAAAGCCAATGCACCCGCAGAGAAATGCACGCAATGCCTGCCCAGAGCCATCCGAGCACATTGGACCGAGCCAGGCCGGCACCAACTGCCATCAAACGACTACCACCACAACCACACCAGCACATCCACCGGCTGAATTCACCATGGCAAAGGCACCCGCACGTACCCCGCCCCTCTTGGTGAGCAAATCTGACCGAGAAACCCGCCACTGCCACTCCAGGCACGCCCTGCCACCATGCCTCCACACCCCGCCAGTGCTGCATCTCGACCTAGCAGCATCGGGCTGTGTTGATTCCACCATGCAAGGAGACGAGAAGGCCCTGTCGATGCCGAACGGGCTTCGCCGGACAATGCCCTCTGGCGGTGCTGAGGGGGAGAAGGGAAGGGGATGGAGGGTACCGGTAACGGCTAGGGTTCCCTCCCTGTCGCATGCGGGGACGGCGCATGGAGGATGGGGTGGGGTTTTTCAACCAATTATATATTCTCGGAGTGAATATACATGTAGTTCTAAAATAAGTACGTTTCCAAGTGAGAAGATCTTAGG is drawn from Aegilops tauschii subsp. strangulata cultivar AL8/78 chromosome 1, Aet v6.0, whole genome shotgun sequence and contains these coding sequences:
- the LOC109771501 gene encoding uncharacterized protein isoform X1 — encoded protein: MEDANAVVDWNVDIIGPDGGSGACRKLAKTEDPDATECSSSFGDTLSGSQDDAKPSEISDIEVDSPFCRYPHNGDAAALLDAAAADNLDRLLKKKKVTDHWRSYISPLMWRCQWLELRMKDLQSQVSRYDRELAVLKHEKELQTKMIELDCSSSRSVPFSSHCCRKTMKRKKRKRNEEKINAPSYIATHTILSYYEKEKTEGDGHSIDDIGNLADDSTKGNNDADWLLGNGDDATVEQILVSIQSVQDRVCSLRSDLKKAMAKKSKGLLLKVNTQVNGAQSSNCSHGKGKVAEMPEISPQDASDCDMGDTDMPDSAVSSYGEANNMDIFESTMNLLSVEDPDKIGELRQTSEDVLIDNQPAEEGYQNFEVISHPCQRLRVSVKREQVPVKRETVAHSEDESVAAPMAVVKEEGTTRMGLQGILKPCYTGKRNGRRPKILRRGGSSSALSSWRSARTRKKRKS
- the LOC109771501 gene encoding uncharacterized protein isoform X2 is translated as MEDANAVVDWNVDIIGPDGGSGACRKLAKTEDPDATECSSSFGDTLSGSQDDAKPSEISDIEVDSPFCRYPHNGDAAALLDAAAADNLDRLLKKKKVTDHWRSYISPLMWRCQWLELRMKDLQSQVSRYDRELAVLKHEKELQTKMIELDCSSSRSVPFSSHCCRKTMKRKKRKRNEEKINAPSYIATHTILSYYEKEKTEGDGHSIDDIGNLDDSTKGNNDADWLLGNGDDATVEQILVSIQSVQDRVCSLRSDLKKAMAKKSKGLLLKVNTQVNGAQSSNCSHGKGKVAEMPEISPQDASDCDMGDTDMPDSAVSSYGEANNMDIFESTMNLLSVEDPDKIGELRQTSEDVLIDNQPAEEGYQNFEVISHPCQRLRVSVKREQVPVKRETVAHSEDESVAAPMAVVKEEGTTRMGLQGILKPCYTGKRNGRRPKILRRGGSSSALSSWRSARTRKKRKS